A stretch of Gossypium hirsutum isolate 1008001.06 chromosome A06, Gossypium_hirsutum_v2.1, whole genome shotgun sequence DNA encodes these proteins:
- the LOC107961667 gene encoding 1-acyl-sn-glycerol-3-phosphate acyltransferase LPAT1, chloroplastic isoform X2, producing the protein MQLSTLSLFPFSVPKFLHIKASRERESRCYFTLNQGFNRSNKLSRYIVTRSQLGGTGILDATNSLSEIKPSPKFRGVCFYGMTVMAGVLPFGILIVAHPLALIFDPYKTKFYNLIPKLWATASIAPFFDIELEGLENLPPQNAPAVYVSNHQSIIDFYPLLTLGRSFKFIGKNTVFLYPGIGWAMYILGMIPVKRMDIRSHLEAVRRCMDLVRNGASVFFFPEGTRSKDGKLGDFKKGAFTVAAKTGVPVIPMTLIGTGEIMPAGMEHIVNSGSVKLIIHKPIKGNDPEILRLLARNTILDTLSIEAQKKKTALISSKPSII; encoded by the exons ATGCAACTCTctacactttctcttttccctttct CTGTTCCCAAATTTCTGCATATTAAGGCGAGCCGTGAGCGTGAATCTCGGTGTTATTTTACTCTAAATCAGGGATTCAATAGATCAAACAAATTGTCCAGATACATAGTTACAAGATCTCAACTTGGTGGGACTGGGATCCTTGATGCTACCAATTCTTTATCAG AAATTAAGCCGAGTCCGAAATTTAGAGGAGTATGCTTCTATGGTATGACAGTTATGGCAGGCGTTTTACCGTTTGGGATACTGATAGTGGCTCATCCCTTGGCGCTCATCTTTGATCCCTACAAGACAAAATTTTACAATCTTATTCCAAAACTATGGGCAACCGCAAGTATTGCTCCCTTCTTCGATATCGAGTTGGAAGGATTGGAGAATCTGCCCCCGCAGAATGCTCCTGCGGTGTATGTTTCGAACCACCAGAGTATCATAGACTTCTATCCGCTGTTAACTCTGGGAAGAAGCTTCAAGTTCATCGGCAAGAATACGGTATTTCTTTATCCTGGAATCGGGTGGGCCATGTATATTCTGGGTATGATTCCGGTAAAGCGCATGGACATCAGAAGccatttg GAGGCTGTTAGGAGATGTATGGATCTGGTAAGGAATGGTGCCTCCGTGTTTTTCTTTCCAGAAGGCACCCGGAGTAAGGACGGCAAGTTAGGTGATTTTAAG AAAGGTGCATTCACTGTTGCAGCAAAAACCGGAGTGCCTGTAATACCTATGACCTTAATCGGCACCGGCGAAATCATGCCTGCAGGAATGGAGCATATCGTCAACTCAGGCTCCGTTAAACTCATCATTCATAAACCCATCAAAGGAAACGATCCCGAAATTTTACGCCTACTAGCTAGAAACACCATTTTAGATACCTTAAGCATCGAGGCTCAGAAAAAAAAAACGGCTCTCATAAGCTCAAAACCATCTATCATTTAA
- the LOC107961667 gene encoding 1-acyl-sn-glycerol-3-phosphate acyltransferase LPAT1, chloroplastic isoform X1 has translation MQLSTLSLFPFCNFLTLSIHFPIYLILSSSLCKTVPKFLHIKASRERESRCYFTLNQGFNRSNKLSRYIVTRSQLGGTGILDATNSLSEIKPSPKFRGVCFYGMTVMAGVLPFGILIVAHPLALIFDPYKTKFYNLIPKLWATASIAPFFDIELEGLENLPPQNAPAVYVSNHQSIIDFYPLLTLGRSFKFIGKNTVFLYPGIGWAMYILGMIPVKRMDIRSHLEAVRRCMDLVRNGASVFFFPEGTRSKDGKLGDFKKGAFTVAAKTGVPVIPMTLIGTGEIMPAGMEHIVNSGSVKLIIHKPIKGNDPEILRLLARNTILDTLSIEAQKKKTALISSKPSII, from the exons ATGCAACTCTctacactttctcttttccctttctGTAACTTCCTCACTCTCTCTATACACTTTCCCATCTACCTAATCCTATCTTCTTCTTTATGCAAAA CTGTTCCCAAATTTCTGCATATTAAGGCGAGCCGTGAGCGTGAATCTCGGTGTTATTTTACTCTAAATCAGGGATTCAATAGATCAAACAAATTGTCCAGATACATAGTTACAAGATCTCAACTTGGTGGGACTGGGATCCTTGATGCTACCAATTCTTTATCAG AAATTAAGCCGAGTCCGAAATTTAGAGGAGTATGCTTCTATGGTATGACAGTTATGGCAGGCGTTTTACCGTTTGGGATACTGATAGTGGCTCATCCCTTGGCGCTCATCTTTGATCCCTACAAGACAAAATTTTACAATCTTATTCCAAAACTATGGGCAACCGCAAGTATTGCTCCCTTCTTCGATATCGAGTTGGAAGGATTGGAGAATCTGCCCCCGCAGAATGCTCCTGCGGTGTATGTTTCGAACCACCAGAGTATCATAGACTTCTATCCGCTGTTAACTCTGGGAAGAAGCTTCAAGTTCATCGGCAAGAATACGGTATTTCTTTATCCTGGAATCGGGTGGGCCATGTATATTCTGGGTATGATTCCGGTAAAGCGCATGGACATCAGAAGccatttg GAGGCTGTTAGGAGATGTATGGATCTGGTAAGGAATGGTGCCTCCGTGTTTTTCTTTCCAGAAGGCACCCGGAGTAAGGACGGCAAGTTAGGTGATTTTAAG AAAGGTGCATTCACTGTTGCAGCAAAAACCGGAGTGCCTGTAATACCTATGACCTTAATCGGCACCGGCGAAATCATGCCTGCAGGAATGGAGCATATCGTCAACTCAGGCTCCGTTAAACTCATCATTCATAAACCCATCAAAGGAAACGATCCCGAAATTTTACGCCTACTAGCTAGAAACACCATTTTAGATACCTTAAGCATCGAGGCTCAGAAAAAAAAAACGGCTCTCATAAGCTCAAAACCATCTATCATTTAA